A stretch of Roseovarius sp. M141 DNA encodes these proteins:
- a CDS encoding aldehyde dehydrogenase family protein gives MSADPNAARLVVPDPHIATAHMKVSRAHWAVRRFGKADRETVLSVAEAMARAGHAKAGHYADWAVRETGYGVVEHKKIKNEFSTLPLLDYYRDLDLVSPRVLPDAKMVELPKPAGVVFALTPATNPIATLYYKAMLAILSRNAIVFSPHPAARECSVDAAKTLAEAAEAAGAPAGLIQCIEHPSVSLVQEIMASDKIAVIMATGGGPMVRAAYSSGNPAMGVGPGNAVAYVDPSAKVDAAAKRLVDSKSFDNSVLCTNESVVLTLESNRGNMERALRSAGAHLCNEADTDKLRDYLFTDHGFNVAAIGKSAAWIADQAGIRVSPSARILVPVITAPGQDDTLFREKLCPVLTLASAVDFQQAMTIAAQILKRGGGHSAAFHGEAPGRLLQFASALPVYRVVVNAPCSQGAAGFATHLPPSFMIGTGFAGRSSVGENVGPQHLVHWTRIAYNSDASVPLDQFDLSVLDSKMPTAPRQAHVAPRAPAALPETDRDMLRQLILEELRGLTGGDK, from the coding sequence ATGAGCGCCGATCCCAACGCCGCGCGTCTGGTCGTCCCCGACCCGCATATCGCCACCGCTCACATGAAAGTCAGCCGCGCCCATTGGGCCGTGCGCCGATTCGGCAAGGCAGACCGCGAGACGGTGCTAAGCGTCGCCGAGGCGATGGCGCGTGCCGGGCATGCCAAGGCCGGACATTACGCAGACTGGGCCGTGCGCGAGACAGGCTACGGTGTGGTCGAGCACAAGAAGATCAAGAACGAGTTCAGCACCCTGCCGCTGCTGGATTATTACCGCGATCTGGATCTGGTCAGCCCGCGTGTTCTGCCTGATGCAAAGATGGTCGAACTGCCGAAACCTGCCGGGGTCGTGTTCGCCCTGACGCCCGCGACCAATCCGATTGCCACGCTTTACTACAAGGCGATGCTGGCGATCCTCAGCCGCAATGCCATTGTGTTCAGCCCGCATCCGGCGGCGCGCGAATGCAGCGTCGATGCCGCGAAAACGCTGGCCGAGGCCGCCGAGGCCGCAGGCGCGCCCGCGGGCCTGATCCAGTGCATCGAACATCCGTCGGTCTCGCTGGTGCAGGAGATTATGGCCTCGGACAAGATCGCAGTCATCATGGCGACAGGCGGCGGGCCGATGGTGCGCGCGGCCTATTCCTCGGGCAACCCCGCGATGGGGGTCGGGCCGGGCAATGCGGTGGCCTATGTAGATCCCTCGGCCAAGGTGGATGCGGCGGCAAAACGGCTGGTGGACAGCAAGAGTTTCGACAATTCCGTCCTATGTACCAATGAAAGCGTGGTTCTGACGCTTGAGTCCAATCGCGGTAACATGGAGCGCGCCCTGCGCAGTGCCGGAGCGCACCTGTGCAACGAGGCCGACACCGACAAACTGCGCGACTACCTGTTTACCGATCACGGCTTCAACGTTGCCGCCATCGGCAAATCCGCCGCCTGGATCGCCGATCAGGCGGGCATCCGCGTCAGCCCGTCGGCGCGTATCCTGGTGCCGGTCATCACCGCGCCGGGGCAGGATGATACGCTTTTCCGCGAAAAGCTGTGCCCGGTGCTGACGCTTGCCTCCGCCGTCGATTTCCAGCAAGCTATGACCATCGCGGCGCAGATCCTGAAACGCGGCGGCGGCCATTCGGCGGCCTTCCACGGCGAGGCGCCGGGCCGTCTGCTGCAATTTGCGAGCGCCTTGCCGGTCTACCGCGTGGTCGTCAACGCGCCCTGTAGCCAAGGCGCGGCGGGCTTTGCCACGCATCTGCCGCCGTCCTTCATGATCGGCACAGGCTTTGCCGGGCGTTCGTCGGTGGGCGAAAACGTGGGTCCGCAGCATTTGGTTCACTGGACGCGCATCGCCTATAACAGTGACGCATCGGTGCCGTTAGATCAGTTCGATCTGTCGGTGCTGGACAGCAAGATGCCGACCGCGCCCCGGCAGGCACATGTCGCGCCGCGCGCGCCTGCCGCCTTGCCGGAAACAGACCGTGACATGCTGCGACAGTTGATCCTCGAAGAGCTCAGAGGGCTGACCGGAGGCGATAAATGA
- a CDS encoding ABC transporter permease has translation MKRLDSKLGALSSLPMLAVLALAFIAPLGLVAVFSIMPEKVFSIFNMPNFAAFKTMAEQGYYKSLLWSLFMAFAATTILFVICWPLAYGMAKVFKRFALVIIIAVVTSLFVSENIRLFGWVLTLMKGGLFEGYLRHWTGVGFESPLYNVGIIIFGIVYVYLPFMLFPLAQGISMVPEDARQAARDLGATRWQVLTQIDLPLAAPGIMVGYLLTFVLAAGAMAEAKILGGRAVIVIADDIQTAFTYGQNWSLGAALSMVLIVLIGTLAIYGIAKIDLDKIMGRG, from the coding sequence ATGAAGCGTCTCGACAGCAAACTGGGCGCGCTGTCGTCGCTGCCGATGCTGGCGGTTCTCGCGCTGGCCTTTATCGCGCCGCTGGGGTTGGTCGCGGTCTTTTCCATCATGCCGGAAAAGGTGTTCAGCATTTTCAACATGCCCAATTTCGCGGCGTTCAAGACGATGGCCGAACAGGGCTATTACAAATCGCTGCTGTGGTCGCTGTTCATGGCGTTCGCCGCGACGACGATCCTGTTCGTGATCTGCTGGCCGCTGGCCTACGGCATGGCCAAGGTGTTCAAACGCTTTGCGCTGGTCATCATCATCGCCGTGGTCACGAGCCTGTTCGTGTCGGAAAACATCCGCCTTTTCGGCTGGGTTCTGACCCTGATGAAGGGCGGGCTGTTCGAGGGCTATCTGCGCCACTGGACCGGGGTCGGGTTCGAAAGCCCGCTCTATAACGTGGGCATCATCATCTTCGGCATCGTCTATGTCTATCTGCCCTTCATGCTGTTTCCGCTGGCCCAAGGTATTTCCATGGTGCCCGAGGACGCACGGCAGGCGGCGCGCGATCTGGGGGCGACGCGCTGGCAGGTGTTGACGCAGATCGACCTGCCGCTGGCCGCGCCGGGGATCATGGTGGGGTATCTGCTGACCTTCGTTCTGGCCGCCGGCGCGATGGCCGAGGCGAAAATTCTCGGCGGGCGCGCGGTGATCGTGATCGCCGACGACATCCAGACGGCATTCACATACGGCCAGAACTGGTCGCTGGGCGCGGCGCTGTCGATGGTGTTGATCGTGCTGATCGGAACGCTGGCGATCTATGGCATCGCCAAGATCGACCTGGACAAGATTATGGGCAGGGGCTGA
- a CDS encoding EutN/CcmL family microcompartment protein: MIRATVTGKIWASRRIETMPTGGYLEVETESGARLIAFDPLGCAPGEGVLITQGSVAAAYFTDRTVPIDALIIGSIDEETPNKSGKTRKS, encoded by the coding sequence ATGATACGCGCAACCGTGACCGGTAAAATCTGGGCCTCGCGCCGGATCGAAACCATGCCGACCGGCGGATATCTGGAGGTCGAAACCGAAAGCGGCGCGCGCCTGATCGCGTTCGACCCGCTGGGCTGCGCCCCAGGCGAGGGGGTCCTGATCACCCAAGGGTCCGTTGCCGCCGCGTATTTCACAGACCGCACAGTGCCGATCGATGCGCTGATCATCGGCTCGATTGATGAAGAAACACCTAACAAATCCGGCAAAACCCGGAAAAGCTGA
- a CDS encoding aminotransferase class III-fold pyridoxal phosphate-dependent enzyme codes for MFNYGFFSFDSKDDLLKKAAEYWNPGKVQFWSDAGTPMVIDRREEYFLHDMSGKRLIDLHLNGGTYNFGHRNAELVATLKSGLDYFDMGNHWFPSVARAAFAEKLIQTAPHMQYAIFGAGGAEAVEIALKTARYVTQRKKIVSIIKGYHGHSGLSVATGDERFSKIFLADRPDEFLNVPFNDPDALEQVLKKGDVAAFIIETIPATYGFPMPDDDYLRECHRICRKYGTLLISDEVQTGLMRTGVMWGWQGYGIQPDIMVCGKGLGGGIYPISACLVTKECGGWLHEDGAAHISTSGGAELGCIVGHKVIEMLERPEIISNVHFISEFFASAMQEMMARHSDIFVGVRQRGVVLGLEFDHPEGAVAVSRALYENGVWAIFSSLDKRVLQFKPGVMLGVDVCQEIMDRFDAAMPRARQLMKTMRTAA; via the coding sequence GTGTTCAACTACGGATTTTTCAGCTTCGACTCCAAAGACGACTTGCTTAAAAAGGCCGCCGAATACTGGAATCCGGGCAAGGTGCAGTTCTGGAGCGATGCCGGAACGCCGATGGTGATCGACCGTCGCGAGGAGTATTTCCTGCATGACATGTCGGGCAAACGCCTGATCGACCTGCACCTGAACGGCGGTACCTACAATTTCGGCCACCGCAACGCTGAACTGGTGGCGACACTGAAATCCGGCCTCGATTACTTTGACATGGGCAACCACTGGTTCCCGTCTGTCGCGCGCGCCGCCTTCGCCGAAAAGCTGATCCAGACGGCGCCGCACATGCAATACGCCATCTTTGGCGCGGGCGGCGCCGAGGCAGTGGAAATCGCCCTCAAAACCGCGCGCTATGTCACCCAGCGCAAGAAAATCGTGTCGATCATCAAGGGCTATCACGGCCATTCGGGCCTGTCGGTCGCCACCGGGGACGAGCGGTTTTCCAAGATATTCCTCGCCGACCGGCCCGATGAATTCCTGAACGTGCCGTTCAACGATCCTGATGCGCTGGAGCAGGTGCTGAAAAAGGGCGATGTCGCCGCCTTCATCATCGAGACGATCCCGGCCACCTATGGCTTTCCCATGCCCGACGACGACTATCTGCGCGAATGTCACCGCATTTGCCGCAAATACGGCACGCTGCTGATCTCGGACGAGGTGCAGACCGGTCTGATGCGCACCGGCGTCATGTGGGGCTGGCAGGGCTACGGCATCCAGCCCGATATCATGGTGTGCGGCAAGGGTCTGGGCGGCGGGATTTATCCCATTTCCGCCTGCCTCGTGACCAAGGAATGCGGCGGCTGGCTGCACGAGGATGGCGCGGCGCATATCTCGACCTCCGGCGGGGCCGAGCTGGGCTGTATCGTCGGTCACAAGGTGATCGAGATGCTGGAGCGGCCCGAGATCATCTCGAACGTTCATTTCATATCTGAATTCTTTGCTTCTGCGATGCAGGAAATGATGGCGCGCCACAGCGATATCTTTGTCGGTGTGCGCCAGCGCGGCGTCGTTCTGGGGCTGGAGTTCGACCACCCCGAAGGCGCTGTCGCGGTGTCGCGCGCGCTGTATGAAAATGGCGTCTGGGCAATCTTCTCATCGCTGGACAAACGGGTGCTGCAGTTCAAGCCGGGCGTGATGCTGGGCGTCGATGTGTGCCAGGAAATCATGGACCGCTTTGACGCCGCCATGCCGCGCGCCAGACAACTGATGAAAACGATGAGGACAGCCGCATGA
- a CDS encoding PotD/PotF family extracellular solute-binding protein, translating into MTLSRRQFAAGAGALLGAGSLMGARAAHAARNDELNILCWEGYNSDQVLGPYRDKHSDATIRAESGTSDPDMINKLRAGEVRVWDLINVNQPWARNQLYPEGLIKPMDKDRFMPYFDKMLPEFSEPYPLAFAENGDLLGMPQRYGPFSFVVNTDKISRETAEDEGWNLFFDEKMKGRYGVLTYDNWNIIHMAMAAGLNPFQAIEGDDQAKFKSTAEQIFGNARLLTDDLVAMNTALINGEIDAYFTGGVYTASPARFDGLTNVRAITPNSGPVDGKGGCVWVELTSVVNNPDPTNLAQDFLEFVQTPEIAHAVAFTEGTYNPVAQMGNDEVMALFTEDELDAIQMDSLSEDMAKSADYQVVTSYSALIDIYTQARRS; encoded by the coding sequence ATGACACTTTCAAGACGACAGTTTGCTGCCGGCGCCGGTGCGCTGCTGGGTGCGGGCAGCCTGATGGGCGCGCGTGCGGCCCATGCCGCGCGCAATGATGAACTGAACATCCTGTGCTGGGAGGGCTACAATTCCGATCAGGTGCTGGGCCCATACCGCGACAAGCATTCGGACGCCACCATCCGCGCCGAAAGCGGCACGTCAGACCCCGACATGATCAACAAGCTGCGCGCCGGCGAGGTGCGCGTGTGGGATCTGATCAACGTCAACCAGCCTTGGGCGCGCAATCAGCTTTATCCCGAAGGCCTTATCAAGCCGATGGATAAGGACCGCTTCATGCCCTATTTCGACAAGATGCTGCCGGAATTTTCCGAGCCATATCCGCTGGCCTTCGCGGAAAACGGCGACCTTCTGGGCATGCCCCAGCGCTACGGCCCGTTCTCCTTTGTGGTCAACACCGACAAGATCAGCCGCGAGACGGCCGAGGACGAGGGTTGGAACCTCTTTTTCGACGAAAAGATGAAGGGGCGATACGGCGTCCTGACCTATGACAACTGGAACATCATCCACATGGCGATGGCCGCTGGCCTGAACCCGTTCCAGGCGATCGAGGGCGACGATCAGGCCAAATTCAAGTCGACTGCCGAACAGATTTTCGGCAATGCGCGCCTGCTGACCGACGATCTGGTGGCGATGAACACCGCACTGATCAACGGTGAAATCGACGCCTATTTCACCGGCGGCGTCTATACCGCTTCGCCCGCGCGTTTCGACGGGCTGACCAATGTGCGTGCGATCACGCCCAATTCCGGCCCTGTCGATGGCAAGGGCGGTTGTGTCTGGGTCGAATTGACATCGGTGGTGAACAATCCCGATCCAACCAATCTGGCGCAGGATTTTCTGGAATTCGTGCAAACGCCTGAAATCGCCCATGCGGTCGCCTTTACCGAGGGCACCTACAACCCCGTCGCACAGATGGGCAATGACGAGGTCATGGCGCTTTTCACCGAGGATGAACTGGACGCGATCCAGATGGACAGCCTGTCCGAGGATATGGCGAAATCCGCCGATTATCAGGTGGTCACGTCCTATTCCGCGCTGATCGACATCTACACGCAGGCGCGCCGCAGCTAA
- a CDS encoding ABC transporter permease — METSRTTRIVLMIYGIGIIAFLYLPLVSVAFASVSKARYLTFPIRRYSTGWFTDALASKEVHMLAMTSLKIAVIVTILSMIIGFFGALAFARYQWRYRSLFQKLVLLPIFFPQTVLGLALLMWFNSLGIIPSWKTAIVAHLVWIAPIATLIVAIRAYSFDPALEEAARDMGASTPVILREITLPLLMPGIVAAGLFSFLLSWGNFPLSLFTTGADSTLPEWLYAKMVSGYSPLVPTLGILSVIGSFVIIIAAFAGLALYRVLRPQK; from the coding sequence ATGGAAACATCCCGCACCACCCGCATCGTGCTGATGATCTACGGCATCGGGATCATCGCGTTTCTATATCTGCCGCTGGTGTCGGTCGCTTTCGCCTCGGTGTCCAAGGCCCGCTACCTGACATTCCCGATCCGGCGCTATTCGACCGGTTGGTTCACCGACGCGCTGGCCAGCAAGGAAGTGCACATGCTGGCGATGACATCGCTGAAAATCGCGGTGATCGTCACAATCCTGTCAATGATCATCGGCTTTTTCGGCGCTCTGGCCTTTGCGCGCTATCAGTGGCGCTACCGCTCGCTGTTTCAGAAACTGGTGCTTCTGCCGATCTTTTTCCCGCAAACGGTGCTCGGGTTGGCGCTGCTGATGTGGTTCAATTCGCTGGGGATCATCCCATCGTGGAAAACCGCCATCGTCGCGCATCTGGTCTGGATCGCGCCCATCGCCACACTGATTGTCGCCATCCGCGCCTACAGTTTCGACCCCGCGCTGGAGGAGGCGGCCCGCGACATGGGCGCGTCCACCCCCGTCATCCTGCGCGAGATCACGCTGCCGCTGTTGATGCCGGGCATCGTCGCGGCTGGCCTGTTCTCGTTCCTGCTGAGCTGGGGTAATTTTCCGCTGTCGCTGTTTACGACGGGCGCGGATTCGACACTGCCGGAATGGCTCTATGCGAAAATGGTGTCGGGCTATTCGCCGCTGGTGCCGACGCTGGGCATCCTGTCGGTCATCGGCTCGTTCGTGATAATCATCGCCGCCTTCGCGGGGCTGGCGCTCTACCGGGTGCTGCGCCCGCAAAAGTAA
- a CDS encoding ABC transporter ATP-binding protein, translating to MPAKPILRLKNVRKVFGRFTALHGIDLDIEEGEFFTIVGPSGSGKSTIIRLLVGMDELTGGEVWLRDKRIDQTPANLRPTCMVFQSLALFPHMSVGQNIEFPLKLRKIDPAKRKARALELLKLLHLPGSYYDKRVTECSGGERQRVALARALAFDPEILFFDEPLSALDYRLRKSLEKELKDLHARTGKTFVYITHSLEEAMVMSDRIAIMKEGRFEQISDADEIYSRPVSRFVAEFMGEVNLFDVTATVGRIEGTGLTAAQGAATEEMAARVAAAHGATLMIRPEYVQFLKDGESADFEVSGTLHGIYALGSRIHYEIKTEGGQILTVEKLREDRHDGREGDPVRLGWSAASAHVIEEPAIEEQVA from the coding sequence ATGCCTGCCAAACCCATTTTGCGCCTCAAAAACGTCCGCAAGGTTTTCGGGCGCTTCACGGCCCTGCATGGCATCGATCTGGACATCGAGGAGGGTGAATTTTTCACCATCGTCGGCCCGTCGGGCAGCGGCAAATCGACCATCATTCGCCTGCTGGTCGGCATGGACGAATTGACGGGCGGCGAGGTCTGGTTGCGCGACAAGCGCATCGACCAGACCCCCGCCAACCTGCGCCCGACCTGCATGGTGTTCCAGTCCTTGGCGCTGTTTCCGCATATGTCGGTGGGCCAGAATATCGAATTTCCGCTCAAGTTGCGCAAGATCGACCCGGCCAAGCGGAAGGCGCGCGCGCTCGAATTGCTCAAGCTGTTGCACCTGCCCGGCAGCTACTATGACAAGCGCGTCACCGAATGTTCGGGCGGCGAGCGGCAGCGCGTTGCGCTGGCCCGTGCGCTGGCCTTCGACCCCGAGATCCTGTTCTTTGACGAACCGCTGTCGGCGCTGGACTACCGCCTGCGCAAGAGCCTGGAAAAAGAACTGAAGGATCTGCACGCGCGCACCGGCAAGACATTCGTCTACATCACCCACAGCCTCGAAGAGGCGATGGTCATGTCCGACCGCATCGCCATCATGAAGGAAGGCCGGTTCGAGCAGATCTCGGACGCGGACGAAATCTATTCCAGGCCGGTCTCGCGTTTTGTCGCGGAATTCATGGGCGAGGTGAACCTGTTTGACGTCACCGCCACGGTCGGGCGCATCGAGGGCACCGGGCTGACCGCCGCGCAAGGGGCCGCGACCGAAGAAATGGCCGCCCGCGTCGCGGCTGCGCACGGCGCGACCCTGATGATACGGCCCGAATATGTGCAATTCCTGAAGGATGGTGAGAGCGCTGATTTCGAGGTGTCCGGCACGCTGCACGGCATCTATGCACTGGGATCACGCATCCATTACGAGATCAAGACCGAAGGCGGCCAGATCCTGACCGTCGAAAAGCTGCGCGAGGATCGCCATGACGGGCGCGAGGGCGATCCGGTGCGGCTGGGCTGGAGCGCGGCAAGCGCGCATGTGATCGAAGAGCCCGCCATCGAGGAGCAAGTGGCATGA
- a CDS encoding catalase, translating to MTKDTKRPTTTDAGIPVASDEHSLTVGADGPIVLHDHYLIEQMAAFNRERIPERQPHAKGAGAFGRFEVTQDVSKYTRAALFQPGVTTDVLARFSTVAGESGSPDTWRDPRGFSLKFYTSEGNYDMVGNNTPVFFLRDPMKFQHFIRSQKRRADSGLRDHDMQWDFWSLSPESAHQVTWLMGDRGIPKTWRNMDGFSSHTYMWVNADGEKFWVKYHFKTDQGIECMTQAEADKMAGEDGDYHRRDLFNAIKEGDHPSWTLHMQVMPFEEARTYRFNPFDLTKVWPHADYPLIEVGKLTLDRNPTDFHTEIEQAAFEPSNLVRGIGLSPDKMLLGRGFAYADAHRARLGANYKQIPVNRPQSPVHSYSKDGAMRVQNVSDPVYAPNSYGGPAADPSLTDDAGQWYADGDMVRQAYTLREDDDDWGQAGTLVRDVMDDAARDRLVGNIVGHLKGGVSEPVLKRALEYWRNVDKTLGERVEKGVRGG from the coding sequence ATGACGAAGGACACCAAAAGGCCCACCACGACCGATGCGGGCATCCCCGTCGCCAGCGACGAACATTCGCTGACCGTTGGCGCGGACGGCCCTATCGTGCTGCACGATCACTACCTGATCGAGCAGATGGCCGCATTCAACCGCGAGCGTATCCCCGAGCGTCAGCCCCATGCCAAGGGCGCGGGCGCCTTTGGCCGTTTCGAGGTGACGCAGGACGTCAGCAAATACACCAGGGCGGCGCTGTTTCAGCCCGGCGTCACAACCGATGTGCTGGCCCGCTTCTCGACCGTTGCGGGCGAAAGCGGTAGCCCCGACACGTGGCGCGACCCGCGCGGCTTTTCGCTGAAATTCTATACCAGCGAAGGCAATTACGACATGGTCGGCAACAACACCCCGGTGTTTTTCCTGCGTGATCCGATGAAATTCCAGCACTTCATCCGTTCGCAGAAACGACGCGCGGATTCGGGCCTGCGCGATCATGACATGCAGTGGGATTTCTGGTCGCTCTCGCCGGAATCGGCGCATCAGGTCACGTGGCTCATGGGTGATCGCGGCATCCCCAAAACGTGGCGCAACATGGACGGGTTTTCCAGTCACACCTACATGTGGGTCAATGCGGATGGCGAAAAATTCTGGGTCAAATACCACTTCAAGACGGATCAGGGCATCGAATGCATGACCCAGGCCGAGGCCGACAAGATGGCTGGCGAAGATGGCGACTATCACCGCCGTGATCTGTTCAACGCGATCAAGGAGGGCGATCATCCCAGCTGGACACTGCATATGCAGGTCATGCCGTTCGAAGAGGCGCGCACCTATCGTTTCAACCCGTTTGACCTGACCAAGGTCTGGCCGCACGCGGATTATCCGCTGATCGAGGTCGGCAAGCTGACGTTGGATCGCAACCCGACCGATTTCCACACCGAGATCGAGCAGGCCGCGTTTGAGCCGAGCAATCTGGTGCGCGGCATCGGCCTGAGCCCGGACAAGATGCTGCTGGGGCGTGGGTTTGCCTATGCCGACGCGCATCGCGCGCGCCTTGGCGCCAACTACAAGCAGATCCCCGTCAACCGGCCGCAATCGCCCGTTCACAGCTATAGCAAGGACGGCGCGATGCGGGTCCAGAACGTGTCGGACCCGGTCTATGCGCCCAACTCCTACGGGGGGCCTGCCGCGGACCCGTCGCTTACCGATGACGCAGGGCAGTGGTACGCCGATGGCGATATGGTGCGCCAGGCCTATACGCTGCGCGAGGATGACGACGATTGGGGGCAGGCGGGCACATTGGTGCGCGATGTCATGGATGACGCCGCACGTGATCGACTGGTCGGTAACATCGTCGGCCACCTCAAGGGCGGCGTGTCGGAGCCGGTCCTGAAGCGTGCGCTCGAATACTGGCGTAATGTGGACAAGACGCTGGGCGAGAGGGTCGAGAAAGGCGTCAGGGGCGGCTGA
- a CDS encoding CHRD domain-containing protein, which produces MLMPNFKNTAIAAAACTALALPVFAETVNYTADLTAGAEVPPNDSSATGTADVTVDTEAKTVSWTVTVEGLTGDPVAAHIHGPAEEGENAGPVINMSDAIMEGSGDITEDQISELDDGKYYVNIHTEQNPNGEIRGQLSKAE; this is translated from the coding sequence ATGCTTATGCCGAATTTCAAAAACACGGCGATCGCCGCCGCTGCCTGCACGGCTCTCGCGCTTCCGGTCTTTGCGGAAACAGTGAACTACACCGCCGATCTGACAGCCGGGGCCGAGGTTCCGCCGAACGACAGTTCCGCAACAGGCACCGCCGACGTGACCGTTGATACCGAAGCGAAAACGGTATCGTGGACCGTGACGGTCGAAGGCCTGACAGGCGATCCGGTCGCGGCGCACATCCACGGACCGGCCGAAGAGGGTGAGAATGCGGGCCCCGTCATCAACATGTCCGATGCGATCATGGAGGGAAGCGGCGACATCACCGAGGACCAGATCAGCGAACTGGATGATGGCAAATACTATGTGAATATCCATACGGAGCAGAACCCGAATGGCGAAATTCGCGGTCAGTTGTCAAAGGCAGAGTGA
- a CDS encoding DeoR/GlpR family DNA-binding transcription regulator, with amino-acid sequence MAFSKKTRRQDQILAALDRNPAMRVSELATTLNVSSETIRRDLTHLDNAGRISRTYGGAVRGHVSEPHLAERLNQFTEPRQAIARAAMTLIGDAETIFIGGGATTLHFARALRSTTRRLTVLTPAFRVAAELSENPQIQIMCLPGIFDGKEGLVTGPETLTAIRRYHAPIAFMGASAIDVGGVSEAMLGPAEVYRAMIESAQTTYILADQSKFDRRSLKYITGWTEDIHLVTDATPDTDLRDAIDAGGAEITLSDASTHHTTTEAVQQL; translated from the coding sequence ATGGCATTTTCGAAAAAGACACGGCGGCAGGATCAGATCCTCGCAGCGCTGGACCGGAATCCGGCCATGCGGGTCAGCGAATTGGCCACAACCCTAAACGTATCGTCGGAAACCATACGGCGCGACCTGACCCATCTGGACAACGCCGGACGGATCAGTCGAACCTACGGCGGCGCGGTGCGCGGCCACGTCTCCGAGCCACATCTGGCGGAACGTCTGAACCAGTTTACAGAGCCGCGACAAGCGATTGCGCGCGCGGCCATGACATTGATCGGCGACGCGGAAACGATTTTTATCGGGGGCGGCGCGACGACTCTGCATTTTGCCCGTGCATTGCGCAGCACCACACGGCGGCTGACCGTTCTGACTCCCGCGTTTCGGGTGGCGGCCGAACTGTCGGAAAATCCGCAAATCCAGATCATGTGCCTGCCCGGCATCTTCGACGGCAAGGAGGGGCTGGTGACCGGCCCCGAAACCCTGACCGCCATACGCCGGTATCACGCGCCAATCGCATTCATGGGCGCCTCGGCGATTGATGTCGGCGGGGTAAGCGAGGCGATGCTCGGCCCCGCCGAAGTCTACCGCGCCATGATCGAAAGCGCGCAAACCACTTATATTCTGGCCGATCAGTCAAAGTTCGACCGCCGCTCGCTGAAATATATCACCGGGTGGACCGAGGATATCCATTTGGTCACCGATGCCACCCCCGACACCGACCTACGCGACGCGATCGACGCGGGTGGCGCCGAGATCACGCTGAGCGATGCCTCAACACACCACACTACGACCGAGGCGGTCCAACAACTGTGA
- a CDS encoding BMC domain-containing protein has protein sequence MANLALGMIETKGYVPALAAADAMVKAANVEIVARNEVGGGLVSVVVRGDVGAVKAATEAGAEAASQVGDVTAVHVIPRPHADLGKHFDAAK, from the coding sequence ATGGCAAATCTCGCACTCGGGATGATCGAAACCAAGGGTTATGTGCCCGCGCTGGCGGCGGCGGACGCGATGGTCAAGGCGGCGAATGTCGAAATCGTCGCCCGCAACGAGGTCGGCGGCGGTCTGGTGTCGGTCGTCGTGCGCGGCGACGTCGGCGCGGTCAAGGCCGCAACCGAAGCAGGCGCCGAGGCGGCGTCGCAGGTGGGCGACGTGACCGCCGTACATGTCATTCCGCGCCCCCATGCCGATCTGGGCAAGCATTTCGACGCGGCCAAATAA